From the genome of Borrelia turcica IST7, one region includes:
- a CDS encoding anti-CBASS protein Acb1 family protein produces the protein MKLDANLNPLDLYRYSIFFRNYIENVAEDTLKNGITLLKTGAGGVVEEGLCALKVELKEALLNAVISYRFNGVGYILIRTHDDEFDLESEVLNELPIGFTYLDYLRVRDRDYESSYITYSLKTISQDEDAPLHEKVSIREVRIHKSRVIIYENYDYILNAYTPVYTKSFLLNIYLFEKIYSEIEKKISNHNFLFYKDEYLVELQDALTNATASVDLLTKNNSSGGLFKNLFASQQKENADANISTFKGINNALESELTRLKNNLNNEGIFYTATPNASLEVVKYDLAFLKEALELVKAKIGADTKEPLTRSFNEQTKGLGSDGKGDRSNYYDFLKGVQENIENAVNSKLNKYYGLDMRFNSLVLLTDEQKIEADNRLMDTYSKYLSLIREEGLSDIDRVNLSEKLFFLEKNNKN, from the coding sequence ATGAAATTAGATGCAAATCTTAATCCTTTGGATTTATACCGATATTCTATATTTTTTAGGAATTATATTGAAAATGTAGCTGAAGACACATTAAAGAACGGAATTACTTTACTTAAAACAGGAGCAGGTGGTGTTGTTGAGGAGGGGCTTTGTGCACTTAAGGTTGAGCTTAAGGAGGCGCTACTTAATGCTGTTATAAGCTATAGGTTTAATGGTGTTGGCTATATTTTAATTAGAACACATGATGATGAATTTGACCTTGAGAGTGAAGTTTTAAATGAATTGCCTATAGGATTTACATATCTTGACTATTTGCGTGTTAGAGACAGGGACTATGAGTCAAGTTATATTACCTATTCGCTTAAGACTATAAGTCAAGATGAAGATGCTCCTCTACATGAAAAAGTTAGTATTAGAGAAGTTAGAATACATAAGAGTAGAGTTATAATATATGAGAATTATGACTATATCCTAAACGCATATACCCCTGTTTATACAAAAAGTTTCCTACTAAATATTTACCTTTTTGAGAAGATATATAGTGAGATAGAAAAGAAAATAAGCAATCATAACTTTTTATTCTATAAAGATGAATATTTAGTAGAATTACAAGACGCATTAACCAATGCCACAGCATCAGTTGACCTTTTAACGAAAAACAACAGCAGTGGGGGTTTATTTAAGAATTTATTTGCTAGTCAGCAAAAGGAAAATGCCGATGCAAATATTAGTACTTTTAAGGGAATAAATAATGCACTTGAGAGTGAGCTTACAAGACTTAAGAATAACCTTAATAATGAGGGTATTTTCTATACGGCAACACCAAACGCTAGTCTTGAGGTAGTTAAGTATGACCTTGCTTTTCTTAAAGAGGCACTTGAACTTGTTAAGGCTAAAATAGGGGCTGATACAAAGGAGCCATTAACGCGCAGTTTTAATGAACAGACTAAAGGATTAGGGAGTGACGGGAAGGGTGATAGAAGTAATTACTATGATTTTCTAAAGGGCGTACAAGAGAATATTGAAAATGCGGTTAATAGCAAACTAAATAAATATTATGGACTTGATATGAGATTTAACTCTCTTGTGCTATTAACAGATGAGCAGAAGATAGAGGCGGATAATAGATTAATGGACACTTATTCTAAATATTTATCTCTAATTAGAGAAGAGGGTTTAAGTGATATTGATAGAGTTAATTTAAGTGAAAAATTATTCTTTTTGGAAAAAAACAACAAAAATTAA
- the bdr gene encoding Bdr family repetitive protein, translated as MQHTHITEQMVIDEFVKIGFNEAIASDIANRYYHNEISYQDLLIIKMELKGDISDVKNELKSDIVAVRNELKSDIVAVRNELKSDITAVRNELKGDITLLNVKVDNLDKNNKWLFGLSFAIWLTTIGGFIALFFK; from the coding sequence ATGCAACACACACATATAACAGAGCAAATGGTAATAGATGAATTTGTTAAGATTGGCTTTAATGAGGCAATTGCTAGTGATATTGCAAATAGGTATTATCATAATGAGATTAGTTATCAAGACCTCCTGATTATTAAAATGGAGCTTAAAGGCGATATTTCTGATGTTAAAAATGAGCTTAAAAGCGATATTGTTGCTGTTAGGAATGAGCTTAAAAGCGATATTGTTGCTGTTAGGAATGAGCTTAAAAGCGATATTACTGCTGTTAGGAATGAGCTTAAAGGTGATATTACTTTACTTAATGTTAAGGTTGATAATTTAGATAAAAATAACAAATGGCTTTTTGGCTTATCATTTGCCATATGGTTAACCACTATAGGTGGTTTTATTGCTCTCTTTTTTAAATAA
- a CDS encoding DUF603 domain-containing protein, producing the protein MQTNSRSNKSFIDYIPYFREGKLKDTEIAILMSVSHVNVWKMRRKWEQVKDNPEYSSSSGVSSSSEDEFSSLIAKNIKTESLSSNTRFELEHEINLIGIDFIKSFRKYFCLEFSKYYDEASRLEDEILSIKVKLKSSKLKQGDMFESLNQEVEEKINALSSLKKQITLKEMSLLYDALLKLNSIANLGRKERKGTT; encoded by the coding sequence ATGCAGACCAATAGTAGAAGTAATAAATCTTTTATTGATTATATCCCTTATTTTAGAGAAGGTAAGCTAAAAGATACAGAGATAGCCATTTTAATGAGTGTATCTCATGTTAATGTATGGAAAATGAGGCGTAAGTGGGAACAGGTTAAGGATAACCCTGAGTATAGCAGTAGTAGTGGCGTTAGTAGTTCAAGTGAAGACGAGTTTTCTAGTCTTATTGCAAAAAACATTAAGACTGAGTCTTTGTCTAGTAACACTAGATTTGAACTAGAGCATGAAATTAATTTAATTGGCATTGATTTTATTAAGTCTTTTAGGAAATATTTTTGTTTAGAATTTAGCAAATATTATGATGAGGCTAGCAGGCTTGAAGATGAGATTTTATCTATTAAGGTCAAGCTTAAGAGTAGTAAACTCAAGCAGGGTGATATGTTTGAGTCTCTAAATCAAGAGGTAGAGGAGAAGATAAACGCACTCTCTTCACTAAAAAAACAAATAACACTAAAGGAAATGTCACTGCTCTATGACGCACTTCTTAAGCTAAACTCTATAGCTAATTTAGGAAGAAAAGAGCGTAAAGGGACTACTTAA
- a CDS encoding PBSX family phage terminase large subunit codes for MILFKSSLFIKKQRHYKKRYGIDIADLLKNTAVAKPDFKAFEDTHLLRKQREVLRDIEKHRHTKIVLSGGIASGKTFLACYLFIKNLLENRALYLADTNNFILGNSAKAIEVNLLGQFEKVCSLLKIPFVTKKANTSHILIDGLRVNLYGGDKTTDYERFRGSNTSLVYVNEATTLHKDTLLEALKRLRHGQEVVIFDTNPDHPAHFFKTDYIDKTDVYKTYTFTTYDNAILSKSFIKTQENLYKSTPTYKARVLYGEWVASQEAIFSNIVLNGSYMYKSPICYIDPSFSMGSDNTAVCVLEQFEDKFYAFIYQEKRPVNDSYVISTIKAIIEKFNVSKLYIEERDNTQGLGMLTSIMLSLRDKIETHYFSIAPVKPKSNKFARICTLIPLFSYAKLEIMEYSSASVFTDIYAYRGDNTVCDDALDSLSCAYLLLNLNRKKREVHFSKLKYF; via the coding sequence ATGATTTTATTTAAGAGTAGTCTTTTTATTAAGAAACAAAGGCATTATAAAAAAAGATATGGCATTGATATAGCAGATTTACTAAAGAATACTGCTGTAGCTAAACCTGACTTTAAAGCATTTGAAGATACACATTTACTTCGAAAACAACGGGAAGTACTAAGGGACATAGAAAAGCATAGACACACTAAGATAGTCTTAAGTGGTGGTATTGCTAGTGGCAAAACATTCCTTGCGTGTTATCTCTTTATTAAGAATTTATTAGAAAATAGGGCACTCTATTTAGCAGATACAAATAATTTCATATTAGGTAATTCTGCTAAAGCTATAGAAGTAAATCTTTTAGGACAATTTGAAAAAGTGTGTAGCCTGCTTAAAATTCCTTTTGTTACAAAAAAAGCAAATACTTCTCATATTCTAATAGACGGACTTAGGGTTAACCTTTATGGAGGTGATAAGACTACTGATTATGAGCGCTTTAGGGGGTCTAATACTTCTCTAGTCTATGTTAATGAGGCTACTACACTGCATAAAGACACTCTACTTGAGGCTTTAAAGCGATTAAGACACGGACAAGAGGTTGTTATTTTTGACACAAATCCTGACCACCCCGCCCATTTTTTCAAAACTGATTATATTGACAAGACAGATGTATATAAGACTTATACTTTTACAACATATGATAATGCTATCTTGAGTAAGTCATTTATAAAAACACAGGAAAATCTATACAAGTCAACGCCAACATATAAAGCGCGTGTTCTTTATGGCGAGTGGGTAGCTAGCCAAGAGGCGATATTTAGCAATATTGTGCTAAATGGCTCATATATGTATAAGAGTCCCATTTGCTACATTGACCCCTCATTTAGTATGGGGAGTGATAACACTGCTGTTTGTGTTCTGGAGCAGTTTGAAGATAAATTTTATGCATTCATTTATCAAGAAAAGCGTCCTGTTAATGATTCTTATGTCATATCTACAATTAAGGCTATAATAGAAAAATTTAATGTTTCTAAACTCTATATAGAAGAGCGTGATAACACACAAGGATTGGGTATGCTAACTTCTATTATGCTGAGTCTTCGTGATAAGATAGAAACACACTATTTCAGTATTGCGCCTGTTAAACCAAAATCAAATAAATTTGCAAGAATTTGTACGCTAATACCCTTATTTAGCTACGCTAAACTTGAGATAATGGAATACTCCTCCGCATCAGTTTTTACTGATATTTATGCTTACAGGGGTGATAATACTGTTTGTGACGATGCACTAGATAGCCTGTCTTGTGCTTATTTGCTATTAAATTTAAATAGGAAAAAGCGTGAAGTACATTTTTCTAAATTAAAGTACTTTTAA
- a CDS encoding tyrosine-type recombinase/integrase → MNTIDDKSLIINLVKQNQELLLLTKELLSKQSRRKKEKDSISSSYNNNGTRFYLNEASKRKVYRCIDSLKKSDPISGWFIHVLAITGCRGCEIQGVRLADISREENHNSGEVFYNMQVNVAKKRDKTQIRDVVISEGEFMAIMDAHRHYFVKKGQDARRKYLFQKTKLDFKDNKISIIKISRKFKALLKANGFNDRKSLHICRNMFVASLKSKGYNSFSIKEIMKYASTSEIDNVYGLSPACKIQSYKDIRSSIPL, encoded by the coding sequence ATGAATACTATAGATGATAAGTCTTTAATTATTAATCTTGTAAAACAAAATCAAGAGTTATTGCTACTTACTAAAGAGTTGCTTAGCAAGCAGAGCAGGCGGAAAAAAGAAAAGGACTCGATTAGTAGTAGCTATAACAACAATGGCACTAGATTTTACTTAAATGAGGCTAGTAAACGCAAAGTTTATAGGTGTATTGACTCTTTAAAGAAGAGTGACCCAATATCTGGTTGGTTTATACATGTACTAGCAATAACAGGCTGTAGGGGCTGTGAAATACAGGGCGTACGGCTAGCTGATATTTCACGTGAAGAGAATCACAATAGTGGCGAAGTATTTTACAATATGCAAGTTAATGTAGCTAAGAAAAGAGACAAGACTCAGATTAGGGATGTTGTTATTAGTGAAGGCGAGTTTATGGCTATAATGGACGCACACAGACATTATTTTGTTAAAAAGGGTCAGGACGCAAGGCGCAAATATCTTTTTCAAAAAACTAAACTTGATTTTAAGGACAATAAGATTAGTATTATTAAAATATCTCGTAAATTTAAAGCTCTTCTTAAAGCCAATGGATTTAATGACAGAAAATCTCTTCATATTTGCCGTAATATGTTTGTAGCCTCACTTAAGAGTAAGGGATATAATTCTTTTAGCATTAAAGAGATTATGAAATACGCGTCTACTTCTGAGATTGATAATGTTTATGGACTATCTCCTGCTTGTAAAATACAAAGTTATAAGGATATTAGGAGTAGTATTCCTTTATAG